The Oceaniferula marina genomic sequence ACTACCGGAATGAAGATCCATGGAGTGGGCCAAGCCATCCCTTTGCCATATAGATTCGGGAGCGATATGACGATGACAGTTAAGACAAGCAGACTACGGCAGGCGGCCATGAGAATGGGGGAGCCTTTGCCCATTTTTTTATGGAACAAGGCATAGGCCAAGATGCAGAGGCACAATAATGAGCTGGTCTTAACAATGTCAGCAGGGAACAGCCACGCCCATTCTTTTTCGTGAAAAAGTTCAGAGCAAAAGCTTAGCCCGTTCTCCTCAAAAAGTATGAGGTGAATGGGGTAGGATGCAAGCGTTAGGAACCAACCAATCGCTAGGAATAAGATCGCCGCCATCAAAGCGGTGGGTGCTTTGATGATCCCGTTCGGGAGTGGGCGGTTGGGGCGATGAATGCTGTCGAATTTTTTATCCACGACATCTCCCAGGATGCAGCCTCCGAGATAGAGCAGCGACATGGAAATGATCGTGTGGATCAGAAAAAAGACGGGGGTGGGGGGGAGGGATCCCGAATGACAGATCAAAAAATAAACCAGCACATTACTCCAGACCGTGGGCAGGTTGGCAGTCCGTCCAGTGGCAAGCCAGGCTTTGAATTGATCACCAAGGGTGGACATGGAACGGCAGAAAGTAGGACAGGTTTTTAACCTGTCGGCTTCGATGGGGAATGGTAAGGGTGGGCTTGGTTGGTCTTGGAGTCAGATCCGTCCTTGGCTTGATGTTCTCAAAGCCTGTCGACAGGTTGCAAACCTGTCCTACAATTTAGAACCTGACCTCGAACCAGATGCCGCCAAATGCGGTGTCGTCGCCAATGTCATCGCTGTCCAGAAGTGCCGAGCCACCGATAAAGGGAGTGACGGATACGGTATCGGAAATATTGTAGGTTAGGGAAGCCCGAGCGTAGACATCATTGAATCCGTCCCGATCGTAGTAGCTGTCCACGGCGCTGATTCCGGTTTTTAGAGCGAAGAAGGCTTTATCTGATACAGGTTTGGTCCAGTAGCTTTCAAGGTTGCCATACCAGCCTTCGGCGCCAGTGTCGTAGTAGCCTCCGAGAGTTATGCCGAAATCGCGACAGAAATTCCAAGTGGCCGTAAGGCCGAGATCGACTCCTTCTTCAAACAGGGAGTTGTTGAAGTCGCGGTAGGTGGCGCTGGCTCCCAGCGTGAGATGTTCGGTGGTCTGATGGTGGAGTTTGAGGAATCCTGCCACTTCATCGAAATCTCCTGATCCGGTTTCAGTGGCATACCAGCCACCGATGTTGAGGGCCAGGGTGTCCGACAGGGCGACTTCCGCCTCTAGTTGAAAATCCAGAGTGCTTTCAGCGAGTTCAAATCCGCGGTAGATATAGTCGCTTCGATAGCCGGTGACCGCTTCCACCCCCCATTGAATTTCATT encodes the following:
- a CDS encoding UbiA family prenyltransferase, coding for MSTLGDQFKAWLATGRTANLPTVWSNVLVYFLICHSGSLPPTPVFFLIHTIISMSLLYLGGCILGDVVDKKFDSIHRPNRPLPNGIIKAPTALMAAILFLAIGWFLTLASYPIHLILFEENGLSFCSELFHEKEWAWLFPADIVKTSSLLCLCILAYALFHKKMGKGSPILMAACRSLLVLTVIVISLPNLYGKGMAWPTPWIFIPVVAVGLYTYLLSTVAATESSPKPYSRQKLLGSIFVCLPIFAIGLFHAYQFSSQSILRLADTRYDLPLSPPSYLLLASALLIYMVWSLRAMKHLNHSKPTFVSHALAGFCLLDACIAATFSIPAAVICFGLFGLALLLQKIAPAT